In Silene latifolia isolate original U9 population chromosome X, ASM4854445v1, whole genome shotgun sequence, the following proteins share a genomic window:
- the LOC141623777 gene encoding zinc finger transcription factor YY1-like gives MDPQISYSLFDRRPFLKCKAPAVKWVKHWVPQEAVATGGKCFLMKWITEDALKALKEKSSKEPVVPEPEPEPTTEVLFLCSYEGCGKTFIDAGHLRKHSNIHGERQHTCHYEGCGKKFLDSSKLKRHFLIHTGERDFVCPVEGCGKAFSLDFNLRSHMKTHSQENYHICPYQECGKRYAHEYKLKNHIAAQHEKNSAEPVKYTPPIEKPIKIQKPASSTYGSATSDRPYACPYEGCNKAYIHEYKLNLHLRREHPGHYSEENPKTSQSHNVDNELDDASDQDAYGAAIRANPKNLKPSKRKPDLKVPLAKISRRKGSSVSPADLNVVKKPWPIKEEVYQEEDSEETEEDRDNGEDGWRYADNNDEDDEETEDED, from the exons atgGATCCTCAAATCTCATATAGTTTGTTCGATCGACGCCCTTTCCTCAAATGCAAAGCTCCCGCTGTTAAATGGGTTAAACATTG GGTTCCTCAAGAGGCTGTCGCAACCGGAGGCAAATGTTTTCTCATGAAATGGATTACAG AGGACGCTTTAAAGGCGTTGAAGGAGAAGAGTAGTAAAGAACCAGTTGTACCTGAACCAGAGCCTGAACCCACAACAGAGGTTCTTTTCCTCTGCAGCTATGAAGGTTGTGGAAAGACTTTTATTGATGCTGGCCATTTGAGGAAGCATTCCAATATCCACGGAGAGAGACAGCACACGTGTCATTACGAAGGCTGTGGAAAG AAATTTCTGGATAGCTCAAAGTTGAAGAGGCACTTTCTTATCCATACCGGTGAGAGAGACTTCGTATGTCCTGTTGAAGGATGTGGCAAG GCATTTTCGTTGGATTTCAATTTACGCTCTCATATGAAAACACATTCCCAAGAAAATTATCATATTTGCCCATATCAAGAGTGTGGGAAGAGATATGCACACGAATACAAGCTCAAAAATCATATTGCAGCTCAACATGAGAAG AATTCGGCAGAACCAGTGAAATACACGCCTCCAATCGAAAAACCCATAAAAATACAGAAGCCTGCTTCCTCGACTTATGGCTCTGCTACCTCAGATAGACCATATGCGTGCCCTTATGAAGGATGCAACAAGGCCTACATCCATGAGTATAAGCTGAATCTTCATTTAAGGAGAGAGCATCCTGGCCATTATTCTGAAGAAAATCCAAAGACTTCACAGTCTCACAATGTCGATAATGAGTTGGATGATGCCAGTGACCAAGATGCTTATGGTGCTGCAATTAGGGCAAATCCAAAGAATTTGAAGCCAAGTAAACGGAAGCCTGACCTTAAGGTACCTTTGGCAAAAATCTCTCGGCGTAAAGGCTCCAGCGTTTCTCCTGCAGATTTGAATGTGGTAAAGAAACCGTGGCCAATAAAAGAAGAGGTTTATCAGGAAGAGGATAGTGAAGAAACTGAAGAGGACCGTGATAATGGTGAAGATGGATGGAGGTATGCAGACAAtaatgatgaggatgacgaggAGACAGAAGATGAGGATTAG